The Seriola aureovittata isolate HTS-2021-v1 ecotype China chromosome 3, ASM2101889v1, whole genome shotgun sequence genome includes a region encoding these proteins:
- the spcs3 gene encoding signal peptidase complex subunit 3 — MNTVLSRANSLFAFSLSVMAALTFGCFITTAFKDRRVPVDIHVSKVMLKNVDDFTGPRERSDLGFITFDLSANLQPIFDWNVKQLFLYLSAEYATKSNSLNQVVLWDKIVLRGENTKLNLRDMKSKYFFFDDGNGLRANKNITLMLSWNVVPNAGILPLVAGSGHVSLPFPDAYEATKSY, encoded by the exons ATGAACACGGTTCTGTCCAGAGCGAACTCTTTGTTCGCCTTCTCTCTGAGCGTCATGGCGGCGTTAACCTTCGGCTGTTTCATCACGACAGCTTTCAAAGACAGAAGAGTTCCTGTGGACATCCACGTCTCCAAAGTCATGCT GAAGAACGTTGATGACTTCACAGGGCCCAGAGAGCGCAGTGATCTGGGTTTCATCACTTTTGACCTCTCAGCCAAT TTGCAGCCAATTTTTGACTGGAACGTTAAACAGTTGTTTCTCTACCTGTCTGCTGAGTACGCCACAAAGAGCaat tctctgAATCAGGTGGTGCTGTGGGATAAAATCGTCCTTCGAGGAGAAAATACCAAACTGAACCTCCGAGACATGAAGTCTAAATACTTCTTCTTTGATGACGGGAACGGGCTCag AGCCAATAAGAACATCACTCTGATGCTGTCATGGAATGTCGTTCCCAATGCTGGAATCCTGCCTCTAGTGGCTGGAAGTGGACACGTCAGCCTCCCTTTCCCAGATGCATACGAGGCCACAAAGAGCTATTag